Proteins from a single region of Streptomyces vinaceus:
- a CDS encoding GNAT family N-acetyltransferase translates to MRGVRVEDAAGLADTLARNRAFMAPVEPWRSEVFYTEAGQAARIEALLAERDGGRGASYVLVEAGSGAPVGMINLGGIALGPLRSCGVGYWVDRAWHGRGLATAAVEEVCRIARDEIGLHRVEAGTLVDNLASQRVLAKAGFERYGLAPRYLHINGAWRDHILFQRLLHDDPPP, encoded by the coding sequence ATGCGGGGCGTCCGGGTCGAGGACGCCGCCGGACTGGCCGACACGCTGGCGCGCAACCGGGCCTTCATGGCGCCCGTCGAGCCGTGGCGCTCCGAGGTCTTCTACACCGAGGCGGGGCAGGCCGCCCGGATCGAGGCGCTGCTCGCCGAGCGCGACGGCGGCCGCGGGGCCTCGTACGTGCTGGTCGAGGCCGGCTCCGGCGCGCCCGTCGGGATGATCAACCTCGGCGGCATCGCCCTCGGGCCCCTCCGCAGCTGCGGCGTCGGCTACTGGGTCGACCGGGCCTGGCACGGCCGGGGACTGGCCACCGCCGCCGTCGAGGAGGTCTGCCGGATCGCCCGCGACGAGATCGGGCTGCACCGCGTCGAGGCCGGGACGCTGGTCGACAACCTCGCTTCGCAGCGGGTCCTGGCCAAGGCCGGGTTCGAGCGGTACGGGCTCGCCCCCCGCTACCTGCACATCAACGGCGCCTGGCGCGACCACATCCTCTTCCAGCGCCTCCTCCACGACGACCCGCCCCCCTGA
- a CDS encoding CGNR zinc finger domain-containing protein, producing MWFESGRVCLDLVATFAAPAGAEELRDGDELRLWLAGAGLVPDRTPIARVGPDWVEAFRALRRDVGSLVRAELAGAGPDGGALARVNALAAGPPPALCAVQDQEGHLVRELCGGVECGALLAAVARDAVELLTDPGERDLLRSCEGDGCTRVYLDTSRGHRRRWCSSELCGNRERVARHRRRVLAARPG from the coding sequence ATGTGGTTCGAATCCGGACGGGTGTGCCTGGACCTGGTGGCCACCTTCGCCGCCCCCGCGGGCGCCGAGGAGCTCCGCGACGGCGACGAGCTGCGGCTGTGGCTCGCCGGAGCCGGGCTCGTGCCCGACCGGACGCCGATCGCCCGCGTGGGACCCGACTGGGTGGAGGCCTTCCGGGCGCTGCGCCGCGACGTCGGCAGCCTCGTACGGGCCGAGCTCGCCGGGGCCGGCCCCGACGGGGGCGCGCTGGCCCGGGTCAACGCGCTGGCCGCCGGTCCACCCCCGGCACTGTGTGCCGTACAGGACCAAGAGGGGCACCTCGTGCGGGAGTTGTGCGGCGGGGTGGAATGCGGCGCGCTGCTCGCCGCCGTGGCCCGCGACGCCGTCGAACTGCTCACCGACCCCGGCGAGCGGGACCTGCTGCGCTCCTGCGAGGGGGACGGCTGCACCCGGGTCTACCTGGACACTTCGCGCGGGCACCGGCGGCGCTGGTGCTCCAGCGAGCTGTGCGGCAACCGCGAGCGGGTCGCCCGGCACCGCCGCAGGGTTCTCGCGGCCCGCCCCGGGTAG
- a CDS encoding HelD family protein: MAAQNAAVDSTADSVRDREIAVEQTHLDQVYRRLEEKIDEAEFLMNDAAKRGQVGTPGALAERDAQVFRAGIHLNRLNNEFEDFLFGRIDLVLGKDGERGPDGAYTSVEPADDAIRADLTADIAETLHIGRIGVLDADYAPLVIDWRAPAAAPFYRSTPKDPGRVIRRRVIRSKGRKVLGVEDDLMRPEITASLDGRELPAIGDGALMAALGRARTHSMRDIVSSIQAEQDLVIRAPAASVAEVAGGPGTGKTAVALHRAAYLLYQDRRRYSGGILIVSPTPLLVAYTEGVLPSLGEEGQVAIRALGSLVDGAEATTYDEPAVARVKGSSRMRKVLHKAVRGALELGDAPERLRVVAFGRRQELEADELNRIRQNVLSGTAPVNLLRPRARKLLLDALYARSGGAGRHSDPELAAELRSAFDEDISTEDAFIDFLNAWWPELTPRGVLAAMADERRLGRWARRVLNPRETRQLARSLRRLGPDGKGPLSVHDVALLDELQLLLGAPARPKRKRQLDPLDQLSGLEELMPTREETQWERAERIAAERTEYAHVIVDEAQDLTPMQWRMVGRRGRMGTWTVVGDPAQSSWTDPEEAAAARDEALGSRPRRRFTLTVNYRNPAEVAEVAARVLRLAMPGMEPPTAVRSTGLEPRFTAAGEDLGAAVREETRRLLEQVDGTVGVVVAMDRRAEAAGWLADLGERAVALGSLEAKGLEYDATVVVSPAEIAQESPAGLRVLYVALTRATQQLTVVSAGRDEPDADGVPALLKP, from the coding sequence GTGGCCGCGCAGAATGCCGCTGTCGACAGCACGGCGGATTCCGTCCGCGATCGGGAGATCGCGGTCGAGCAGACGCATCTGGACCAGGTGTACCGCCGCCTCGAAGAGAAGATCGACGAGGCCGAGTTCCTGATGAACGACGCGGCCAAGCGCGGTCAGGTCGGCACGCCCGGCGCCCTCGCCGAGCGCGACGCCCAGGTCTTCCGGGCCGGTATCCACCTGAACCGGCTGAACAACGAGTTCGAGGACTTCCTCTTCGGCCGGATCGACCTGGTCCTCGGCAAGGACGGGGAACGCGGCCCCGACGGCGCGTACACCTCCGTCGAGCCCGCCGACGACGCGATCCGCGCGGACCTCACCGCCGACATCGCCGAGACGCTCCACATCGGGCGCATCGGCGTGCTCGACGCCGACTACGCGCCGCTCGTCATCGACTGGCGCGCGCCGGCCGCCGCGCCGTTCTACCGGTCCACGCCCAAGGACCCGGGCCGTGTCATCCGGCGCCGCGTCATCCGCTCCAAGGGCCGCAAGGTGCTCGGCGTCGAGGACGACCTGATGCGCCCCGAGATCACCGCGTCCCTCGACGGCCGGGAGCTGCCCGCCATCGGCGACGGCGCCCTGATGGCCGCGCTCGGGCGGGCCCGTACGCACTCGATGCGGGACATCGTCTCCTCCATCCAGGCCGAGCAGGACCTGGTCATCCGGGCCCCCGCCGCCTCCGTCGCCGAGGTCGCGGGCGGGCCCGGCACCGGCAAGACCGCCGTCGCCCTGCACCGCGCCGCCTACCTGCTCTACCAGGACCGGCGCCGCTACTCCGGCGGCATCCTGATCGTCTCGCCGACCCCGCTGCTCGTCGCCTACACCGAAGGCGTGCTGCCCTCGCTCGGCGAGGAGGGCCAGGTCGCCATCCGGGCGCTCGGCTCGCTGGTCGACGGCGCCGAGGCGACCACGTACGACGAACCGGCCGTGGCCCGCGTCAAGGGCTCCTCGCGCATGCGCAAGGTCCTCCACAAGGCCGTCCGGGGCGCGCTGGAGCTCGGGGACGCGCCCGAGCGGCTGCGCGTGGTGGCCTTCGGGCGGCGCCAGGAGCTGGAGGCCGACGAGCTGAACCGGATCCGGCAGAACGTGCTCAGCGGCACCGCGCCGGTGAACCTGCTGCGCCCGCGCGCCCGCAAGCTGCTCCTCGACGCCCTGTACGCGAGGTCCGGCGGGGCCGGCCGGCACAGCGATCCGGAGCTGGCGGCGGAGCTGCGCTCCGCGTTCGACGAGGACATCTCCACCGAGGACGCGTTCATCGACTTCCTGAACGCCTGGTGGCCCGAGCTGACCCCGCGCGGGGTGCTCGCCGCGATGGCCGACGAGCGCCGCCTCGGCCGCTGGGCGCGCCGGGTCCTCAACCCGCGCGAGACCCGCCAGCTGGCCCGCTCGCTGCGCCGGCTGGGCCCGGACGGCAAGGGCCCGCTGTCGGTGCACGACGTGGCGCTGCTGGACGAGCTCCAGCTGCTGCTCGGCGCGCCGGCCCGGCCCAAGCGCAAGCGGCAGCTCGACCCGCTGGACCAGCTCAGCGGGCTGGAGGAGCTGATGCCCACCCGCGAGGAGACCCAGTGGGAGCGGGCGGAGCGGATCGCGGCGGAGCGCACGGAGTACGCGCACGTGATCGTCGACGAGGCGCAGGACCTGACGCCGATGCAGTGGCGGATGGTCGGCCGCCGGGGCCGGATGGGCACCTGGACGGTGGTCGGCGACCCGGCGCAGTCCTCGTGGACGGATCCGGAGGAGGCGGCCGCGGCGCGTGACGAGGCCCTGGGGTCCCGGCCGCGGCGCCGGTTCACCCTGACGGTGAACTACCGCAACCCGGCGGAGGTCGCGGAGGTCGCGGCCCGCGTGCTGCGGCTGGCGATGCCGGGCATGGAGCCGCCGACGGCGGTCCGCTCGACGGGTCTGGAGCCCCGTTTCACGGCCGCCGGCGAGGATCTGGGCGCGGCGGTCCGCGAGGAGACGCGCAGGCTGCTGGAGCAGGTCGACGGCACGGTCGGCGTGGTCGTGGCCATGGACCGGCGCGCGGAGGCCGCGGGCTGGCTGGCGGACCTGGGGGAGCGGGCGGTGGCGCTCGGCAGCCTGGAGGCCAAGGGCCTGGAGTACGACGCCACGGTGGTCGTCTCCCCGGCGGAGATCGCGCAGGAGTCCCCGGCGGGCCTGCGGGTCCTGTACGTGGCGCTGACCCGCGCGACGCAGCAGCTGACGGTGGTCTCCGCCGGCCGCGACGAGCCCGACGCGGACGGGGTGCCGGCGCTGCTGAAGCCGTAG
- a CDS encoding NAD-dependent malic enzyme, whose translation MATAPSVSYSMTVRLEVPASGTAVSQLTTAVESSGGSVTGLDVTASGHEKLRIDVTIAATSTAHADEIVGKLRGIEGVSLGKVSDRTFLMHLGGKIEMASKHPIRNRDDLSMIYTPGVARVCMAIAENPEDARRLTIKRNSVAVVTDGSAVLGLGNIGPMAALPVMEGKAALFKRFAGIDAWPICLDTQDSDAIVEIVKAIAPGFAGINLEDISAPRCFEIEARLREALDIPVFHDDQHGTAIVVLAALTNALRVVGKAVGDVKVVMSGAGAAGTAILKLLLAAGVKNVVSADIHGVVHAGRTDLVDAAADSPLRWIADNTNPEGYTGTLKEAVVGADVFIGVSAPNVLSGEDVAAMAEGAIVFALANPDPEVDPAVARQTAAVVATGRSDFPNQINNVLVFPGVFRGLLDAQSRTVNTDMMLAAATALADVVGEDELNANYIIPSVFNDKVAGAVAGAVRKAASAV comes from the coding sequence ATGGCAACGGCGCCCAGCGTCTCGTACTCGATGACGGTCCGCCTGGAAGTGCCCGCGAGCGGAACCGCGGTCTCCCAGCTGACCACCGCCGTGGAGTCTTCCGGTGGGTCGGTCACCGGCCTCGACGTGACCGCCTCCGGTCACGAGAAGCTCCGTATCGACGTCACCATCGCCGCGACCTCCACCGCGCACGCCGACGAGATCGTCGGCAAGCTGCGGGGCATCGAGGGCGTCAGCCTCGGCAAGGTCTCCGACCGAACCTTCCTGATGCACCTCGGCGGCAAGATCGAGATGGCGTCCAAGCACCCCATCCGCAACCGCGACGACCTCTCGATGATCTACACCCCGGGCGTCGCCCGCGTGTGCATGGCCATCGCCGAGAACCCCGAGGACGCCCGCCGCCTCACCATCAAGCGCAACTCCGTCGCAGTCGTGACGGACGGCTCCGCCGTACTGGGCCTCGGCAACATCGGCCCGATGGCCGCGCTGCCCGTCATGGAGGGCAAGGCCGCCCTCTTCAAGCGCTTCGCCGGCATCGACGCCTGGCCGATCTGCCTCGACACCCAGGACTCCGACGCGATCGTCGAGATCGTCAAGGCCATCGCCCCGGGCTTCGCCGGCATCAACCTGGAGGACATCTCCGCGCCGCGCTGCTTCGAGATCGAGGCCCGGCTGCGCGAGGCCCTCGACATCCCCGTCTTCCACGACGACCAGCACGGCACGGCCATCGTCGTCCTCGCCGCCCTCACCAACGCACTTCGCGTGGTGGGCAAGGCAGTTGGCGACGTCAAGGTCGTCATGTCCGGGGCCGGCGCGGCCGGTACGGCCATCCTCAAGCTGCTCCTCGCGGCCGGCGTGAAGAACGTCGTCAGCGCCGACATCCACGGTGTGGTGCACGCGGGCCGCACCGACCTGGTCGACGCGGCCGCCGATTCGCCGCTGCGCTGGATCGCCGACAACACCAACCCCGAGGGCTACACCGGCACTCTGAAGGAGGCCGTGGTCGGCGCCGACGTGTTCATCGGCGTCTCGGCCCCCAACGTGCTCTCCGGCGAGGACGTCGCCGCCATGGCCGAGGGTGCGATCGTGTTCGCGCTCGCGAACCCGGACCCCGAGGTGGACCCGGCCGTCGCCCGCCAGACCGCCGCCGTCGTGGCCACCGGCCGCTCCGACTTCCCGAACCAGATCAACAACGTGCTGGTCTTCCCGGGTGTCTTCCGCGGTCTGCTGGACGCCCAGTCCCGCACCGTGAACACGGACATGATGCTGGCCGCCGCGACCGCGCTGGCCGACGTCGTCGGCGAGGACGAGCTCAACGCGAACTACATCATCCCGTCGGTGTTCAACGACAAGGTGGCCGGCGCGGTCGCCGGAGCCGTCCGCAAGGCCGCCTCGGCGGTCTGA
- a CDS encoding HU family DNA-binding protein, producing the protein MNRSELVAALSERAEVTRKDADAVLAALAETVGEIVAKGDEKVTIPGFLTFERTHRAARTARNPQTGDPIQIPAGFSVKVSAGSKLKEAAKGK; encoded by the coding sequence ATGAACCGCAGTGAGCTGGTGGCCGCTCTGTCCGAGCGCGCCGAGGTGACCCGCAAGGACGCCGACGCCGTTCTGGCCGCGCTCGCCGAGACCGTCGGCGAGATTGTCGCCAAGGGCGACGAGAAGGTCACCATCCCCGGCTTCCTGACCTTCGAGCGCACCCACCGTGCCGCTCGCACCGCGCGCAACCCGCAGACCGGCGACCCCATCCAGATCCCGGCCGGCTTCAGCGTGAAGGTCTCCGCGGGCTCCAAGCTCAAGGAAGCCGCCAAGGGCAAGTAA
- the murA gene encoding UDP-N-acetylglucosamine 1-carboxyvinyltransferase: MTGISDDVLLVHGGTPLEGEIRVRGAKNLVPKAMVAALLGSGPSRLRNVPDIRDVRVVRGLLQLHGVTVRPGEEPGELVLDPTHVESANVADIDAHAGSSRIPILFCGPLLHRLGHAFIPGLGGCDIGGRPIDFHFDVLRQFGATIEKREGGQYLEAPQRLRGCKIRLPYPSVGSTEQVLLTAVLAEGVTELSNAAVEPEIEDLICVLQKMGAIISMDTDRTIRITGVDRLGGYNHKALPDRLEAASWASAALATGGNIYVRGAQQRSMMTFLNTYRRVGGAFEIDDEGIRFWHPGGPLNAIALETDVHPGFQTDWQQPLVVALTQAAGLSIVHETVYESRLGFTSALNQMGAHIQLYRECLGGSACRFGQRNFLHSAVVSGPTKLQGADLVIPDLRGGFSYLIAALAAEGTSRVHGIDLINRGYENFMEKLVELGAKVELPGGDLV, from the coding sequence ATGACCGGCATCAGTGACGATGTACTGCTTGTCCACGGCGGCACCCCGCTTGAGGGCGAGATCCGTGTCCGCGGTGCGAAGAACCTCGTGCCCAAGGCCATGGTCGCCGCTCTGCTCGGCAGCGGACCCAGCCGGCTGCGCAACGTTCCCGACATCCGTGACGTGCGTGTCGTACGCGGGCTGCTCCAGCTGCACGGGGTGACGGTCCGCCCCGGCGAGGAGCCGGGCGAGCTGGTGCTCGACCCCACCCACGTCGAGAGCGCGAACGTCGCCGACATCGACGCCCACGCGGGCTCTTCGCGCATCCCGATCCTCTTCTGCGGTCCGCTGCTGCACCGCCTCGGCCACGCCTTCATCCCGGGCCTGGGCGGCTGCGACATCGGCGGCCGGCCCATCGACTTCCACTTCGACGTGCTCCGCCAGTTCGGCGCGACCATCGAGAAGCGCGAGGGCGGCCAGTACCTGGAGGCCCCGCAGCGCCTGCGCGGCTGCAAGATCCGCCTGCCCTACCCCTCGGTCGGCTCGACCGAACAGGTGCTGCTGACGGCCGTCCTGGCCGAAGGCGTCACCGAGCTCAGCAACGCCGCGGTGGAGCCGGAGATCGAGGACCTCATCTGCGTCCTGCAGAAGATGGGCGCCATCATCTCCATGGACACCGACCGGACCATCCGGATCACAGGTGTCGACCGCCTCGGCGGCTACAACCACAAGGCGCTCCCGGACCGCCTGGAAGCCGCCTCCTGGGCTTCCGCGGCGCTGGCGACCGGCGGCAACATCTACGTCCGCGGGGCGCAGCAGCGCTCGATGATGACGTTCCTGAACACGTACCGCCGTGTCGGCGGCGCGTTCGAGATCGACGACGAGGGCATCCGCTTCTGGCACCCGGGCGGCCCGCTCAACGCGATCGCGCTGGAGACGGACGTGCACCCCGGCTTCCAGACCGACTGGCAGCAGCCGCTGGTGGTCGCCCTGACCCAGGCCGCGGGCCTGTCGATCGTCCACGAGACGGTCTACGAGTCCCGTCTGGGATTCACCTCCGCGCTCAACCAGATGGGTGCACACATCCAGCTGTACCGGGAGTGCCTGGGCGGCAGCGCCTGCCGGTTCGGGCAGCGCAACTTCCTGCACTCGGCGGTCGTCTCCGGCCCGACGAAGCTGCAGGGCGCCGACCTGGTCATCCCCGACCTGCGCGGCGGGTTCTCGTACCTGATCGCGGCGCTGGCGGCCGAGGGCACCTCGCGCGTCCACGGCATCGACCTCATCAACCGCGGCTACGAGAACTTCATGGAGAAGCTCGTGGAGCTGGGGGCGAAGGTCGAGCTCCCGGGCGGCGACCTCGTCTGA
- a CDS encoding YqgE/AlgH family protein, translating into MTEVSSLTGRLLVATPALADPNFDRAVVLLLDHDEQGSLGVVLNRPTPVGVGDILLPWATLAGDPGVVFQGGPVGLDSALGVAVIPGEEGPLGWRRVHGAIGLVDLEAPPELLAAALGSLRIFAGYSGWGPGQLEAELGDGAWYVVESEPGDVSHPDPERLWRAVLRRQRNELAMVATYPDDPSLN; encoded by the coding sequence ATGACCGAGGTGTCCTCCCTCACAGGGCGGCTGCTCGTGGCCACCCCCGCCCTCGCGGACCCGAACTTCGACCGCGCGGTGGTGCTCCTGCTCGACCACGACGAGCAGGGCTCGCTCGGCGTGGTCCTCAACCGGCCCACCCCCGTGGGGGTCGGCGACATCCTGCTGCCCTGGGCGACCCTGGCCGGCGATCCCGGGGTGGTCTTCCAGGGCGGGCCCGTCGGCCTGGACTCCGCCCTCGGAGTGGCGGTCATCCCCGGTGAGGAGGGGCCGCTCGGGTGGCGCCGCGTGCACGGGGCGATCGGCCTGGTCGACCTGGAGGCCCCGCCGGAGCTGCTCGCCGCGGCCCTCGGCTCGCTGCGGATCTTCGCCGGATACTCGGGCTGGGGCCCGGGCCAGCTGGAGGCGGAGCTGGGCGACGGCGCCTGGTACGTCGTGGAATCGGAGCCGGGCGACGTGTCGCACCCGGATCCGGAACGGCTGTGGCGGGCGGTGCTGCGCCGTCAGCGCAACGAGCTCGCGATGGTCGCCACGTATCCCGACGACCCGTCGCTCAACTGA
- a CDS encoding DUF3039 domain-containing protein → MSTLEPERGTGTGTLVEPTPQVSHGDGDHERFAHYVQKDKIMESALGGTPVVALCGKVWVPGRDPKKYPVCPMCKEIYESMGPGGDKDKGGKGDK, encoded by the coding sequence ATGAGCACTCTTGAGCCCGAGCGCGGGACTGGTACGGGGACCCTCGTAGAGCCGACGCCGCAGGTGTCCCACGGCGACGGCGACCACGAGCGCTTCGCCCACTACGTCCAGAAGGACAAGATCATGGAGAGCGCGCTCGGCGGGACCCCCGTCGTCGCGCTGTGCGGCAAGGTGTGGGTACCGGGCCGCGACCCGAAGAAGTACCCGGTCTGCCCCATGTGCAAGGAGATCTACGAGTCCATGGGTCCCGGCGGGGACAAGGACAAGGGCGGCAAGGGCGACAAGTAG
- a CDS encoding beta-N-acetylhexosaminidase yields the protein MPELVPEPRYARFARDGGECVLDDPLLDAGPGTGGTARWLRRELGAATGWELSAPAARPPYGDRAVIRLVLRPELARSAGAESYELHLDRRGVLLEGADPAGLFYAAQTLRQLLGPEAYRRAPVRPGRAWRLPVGGVQDGPRFGWRGMMLDVARHFMPKDGVLRYIDLLAAHKLNVLHLHLTDDQGWRVEIKRHPRLTEVGAWRPRSRWGHRASPLWNETPHGGFYTQDDIREIVAYAAERHVRVVPEIDVPGHSQAAIAAYPELGNTDVVDTGALEVWDDWGINENVLAPTEAVLRFYEGVFEELLELFPAEVSPFVHVGGDECPKEQWRASPLAQERIRELGVDGEDGLQSWFIRHFDGWLAQRGRRLIGWDEILEGGLAPGAAVSSWRGYAGGIAAAEAGHDVVMCPEQQVYLDHRQAGGADEPVPIGYVRTLEDVYRFEPVPPKLSPGAASHVLGAQANVWTEVMENQGRVDYQVFPRLAAFAEVVWSHLPEPGERDYAGFEARMGAHRRRLDVLGVDYRRPGGPLPWQRRPGVLGRPIEGEPPNV from the coding sequence ATGCCCGAGTTGGTTCCGGAGCCGCGGTACGCGCGATTCGCCCGCGACGGCGGCGAGTGCGTACTGGACGACCCCCTGCTCGACGCCGGTCCCGGCACCGGGGGCACCGCCCGCTGGCTGCGCCGCGAACTCGGCGCGGCCACCGGCTGGGAGCTGTCCGCGCCGGCGGCGCGGCCGCCGTACGGCGACCGCGCGGTCATCCGGCTGGTGCTGCGCCCCGAGCTCGCGCGCAGCGCCGGCGCCGAGTCGTACGAGCTGCACCTCGACCGGCGGGGGGTGCTGCTCGAAGGCGCCGACCCGGCCGGCCTCTTCTACGCCGCGCAGACGCTGCGCCAGCTGCTCGGCCCCGAGGCCTACCGGCGCGCGCCCGTGCGGCCGGGCCGGGCATGGCGGCTGCCGGTGGGTGGCGTCCAGGACGGGCCGCGGTTCGGATGGCGCGGGATGATGCTGGACGTGGCCCGGCACTTCATGCCGAAGGACGGCGTGCTGCGGTACATCGACCTGCTCGCCGCGCACAAGCTCAACGTGCTGCACCTGCACCTGACGGACGACCAGGGCTGGCGGGTCGAGATCAAACGCCACCCGCGGCTCACCGAGGTCGGCGCGTGGCGGCCGCGCAGCCGCTGGGGGCACCGGGCCTCGCCGCTGTGGAACGAGACCCCGCACGGCGGCTTCTACACGCAGGACGACATCCGCGAGATCGTCGCGTACGCCGCCGAACGGCACGTGCGGGTGGTCCCGGAGATCGACGTACCGGGGCATTCGCAGGCCGCGATCGCCGCGTACCCGGAACTCGGCAACACCGACGTCGTGGACACCGGCGCGCTGGAGGTGTGGGACGACTGGGGGATCAACGAGAACGTGCTCGCGCCGACCGAGGCCGTACTGCGCTTCTACGAGGGGGTCTTCGAGGAGCTGCTGGAGCTGTTCCCGGCGGAGGTATCGCCGTTCGTCCACGTGGGCGGCGACGAGTGCCCGAAGGAGCAGTGGCGCGCCTCGCCCCTCGCGCAGGAGCGGATCCGGGAGTTGGGGGTGGACGGGGAGGACGGGCTGCAGTCCTGGTTCATCCGGCACTTCGACGGCTGGCTCGCGCAGCGCGGACGCAGGCTCATCGGGTGGGACGAGATCCTGGAGGGCGGGCTCGCGCCGGGCGCGGCGGTCTCGTCCTGGCGCGGGTACGCGGGCGGGATCGCCGCCGCGGAGGCCGGGCACGACGTGGTGATGTGCCCCGAGCAGCAGGTGTACCTGGACCACCGTCAGGCGGGCGGTGCGGACGAGCCGGTGCCGATCGGTTACGTGCGCACGCTGGAGGACGTGTACCGCTTCGAGCCGGTGCCGCCGAAGCTGTCGCCGGGGGCCGCGTCCCACGTACTGGGCGCGCAGGCCAACGTGTGGACCGAGGTGATGGAGAACCAGGGCCGGGTCGACTACCAGGTGTTCCCGCGTCTGGCGGCCTTCGCGGAGGTGGTGTGGTCGCACCTGCCCGAGCCGGGCGAGCGCGACTACGCGGGTTTCGAGGCCCGGATGGGCGCGCACCGCCGGCGGCTCGACGTGCTCGGCGTCGACTACCGGCGGCCGGGCGGGCCGTTGCCGTGGCAGCGGCGGCCGGGGGTGCTCGGGCGTCCGATCGAGGGGGAGCCCCCGAACGTGTGA
- a CDS encoding FAD binding domain-containing protein — MTTHAPHALHSSQGPQAAQSVTLPASLDEAVAALAAMPAAVPVAGGTDLMASVNAGLLRPAALVGLGRINEIRGWQYQDGHALLGAGLTHARMGRPDFAALIPALAAAARAAGPPQIRNAGTLGGNIATAAPTGDALPVLAALEAILVVHGPGGSRREIPVSHLLAGREMLRPGELIGFVRVPLLHAPQVFLKATGRTGPGRAVASVGLVLDPARRGVRCAIGAVAPMPLRPLEAEQWVASLIDWDGERTLAPEALEAFGEYVAAACVPDQGEPVAPGVLHLRRTVAVLARRALGRALTS; from the coding sequence TTGACCACGCACGCACCGCATGCACTGCATTCATCTCAGGGGCCGCAGGCGGCGCAGTCCGTGACGCTGCCGGCCTCGCTCGACGAGGCCGTGGCGGCACTCGCCGCCATGCCCGCCGCCGTGCCCGTCGCCGGCGGCACCGACCTCATGGCCTCCGTCAACGCGGGGCTGCTGCGGCCCGCCGCGCTCGTCGGCCTGGGCCGGATCAACGAGATCCGCGGCTGGCAGTACCAGGACGGGCACGCCCTGCTCGGCGCCGGGCTCACCCACGCGCGGATGGGACGGCCGGATTTCGCCGCTCTGATCCCCGCGCTGGCGGCCGCCGCACGGGCCGCCGGGCCTCCGCAGATCCGCAACGCCGGCACCCTCGGCGGCAACATCGCCACCGCCGCGCCGACGGGCGACGCACTGCCCGTACTGGCCGCGCTGGAGGCGATCCTCGTCGTCCACGGCCCGGGCGGATCGCGCCGCGAGATCCCGGTCTCGCACCTGCTGGCCGGCCGCGAGATGCTGCGGCCGGGCGAGCTGATCGGCTTCGTACGGGTGCCGCTGCTGCACGCGCCGCAGGTCTTCCTGAAGGCCACGGGCCGGACGGGCCCGGGGCGCGCGGTGGCGTCCGTGGGGCTCGTACTGGACCCCGCGCGCCGCGGTGTGCGCTGTGCGATCGGCGCGGTCGCGCCCATGCCGCTGCGCCCGCTGGAGGCGGAGCAGTGGGTCGCCTCGCTGATCGACTGGGACGGGGAGCGGACGCTGGCCCCCGAGGCGCTGGAGGCCTTCGGCGAGTACGTCGCGGCCGCCTGCGTCCCCGACCAGGGGGAGCCGGTCGCACCCGGGGTACTGCATCTGCGGCGGACGGTCGCCGTGCTGGCACGGAGGGCCCTGGGGAGGGCGCTGACCTCATGA